A genomic segment from Pseudorca crassidens isolate mPseCra1 chromosome 4, mPseCra1.hap1, whole genome shotgun sequence encodes:
- the LOC137223080 gene encoding phosducin-like protein 3 → MRGGKLRGRVAAAGWDRATREKMQDSNADTEWKDILRKRGILPSEGSLKDLEKEAEERVLQQSIVKTYEDMTLEELEDNEEEFSEEDERAIEKYRQQRLAEWKATQLKNKFGEVLEISGNDYVQEVNGAGEGLWVILHLYKQGIPLCSLINQHFSGLARRFPDVKFIKAISTTCIPSYPDRNLPTTCVCLEGDIKAEFIGPLVFGGTNLTMDELEWKLSESGAIKTSLEENPKKLIEDVLLSSVQYSIPTRRGSDSEDD, encoded by the exons ATGCGCGGAGGAAAGCTGAGGGGCAGAGTGGCGGCTGCCGGCTGGGATCGAGCGACTCGTGAGAAAATGCAGGACTCCAACGCAGACACCGAGTGGAAAGACATCTTACGCAAAAGAGGCATCTTGCCCTCCGAGGGAAGTTTGAAAGATctggagaaggaggcagaagagcGGGTCCTTCAGCAGTCCATTGTGAAAACGTATGAAGACATGACTTTGGAAGAACTGGAGGATAACGAAGAGGAATTTAGTGAGGAAGATGAACGTGCGATTGAAAAGTACAGGCAGCAGAGACTGGCCGAGTGGAAAGCAACCCAACTGAAGAATAAATTTGGAGAAGTTTTGGAAATCTCAGGAAACGATTATGTTCAAGAAGtcaacgggg cTGGTGAGGGCTTGTGGGTCATCCTGCACCTTTACAAACAAGGGATTCCCCTCTGTTCTCTGATAAATCAGCACTTCAGTGGACTTGCCAGGAGGTTTCCTGATGTCAAATTTATCAAAGCCATTTCAACAACCTGCATACCCAGTTATCCTGATAGGAATCTGCCCACGACGTGTGTGTGCCTTGAAGGTGATATCAAGGCTGAATTTATTGGACCTCTGGTGTTTGGTGGCACGAACCTGACAATGGACGAGTTGGAGTGGAAATTGTCTGAGTCTGGAGCAATCAAGACAAGCCTGGAGGAAAACCCTAAGAAACTCATAGAAGATGTGCTGCTTTCCTCCGTGCAATACTCCATCCCCACCAGGAGGGGCAGTGATTCCGAGGATGACTAA